The Pelagibaculum spongiae genome has a segment encoding these proteins:
- a CDS encoding amidohydrolase has product MIKKLGYRLLQAVIALIVLAGIIFFSLRFLAESTPSHQIYFNGNILTLDQNNTSAQAVSVRDGKIEQVGNDQKILQLKTSASQLIDLQQKTMLPGFIDAHSHFPASGLVSFSADLSPPPIGPIRSISQLLQQVEKQAQKTEKGRWVLGFGYDDSSLLEQRHPTLQELDQISISQPIYLWHSSGHMGVANSAALELLNIDSSSPNPMGGIIGRDLKTGQLNGLLQEKAALTLKDLLADYSLLDYYKIFDLAKQEYAASGITTAQSGGINGQLIKTFYWASQIGALPFRLVAFPKHDALSKQLINGSFKPASYQTNRFLVGPVKLLADGSPQGRTAYLSQPFYQNPPETPGFRGFPAIDQPILEKLIVGYHKAGFQMAVHGNGDAAIDNIIQAFGKAQQLYPADDPRLILIHAQMTRDDQLPKMKQLGITPSFFPGHTFFWGDQHYTRHMGPIRAPNMSPTGSAVKNQMRFSIHSDAPVTPIDPIRLLWASVNRTSMSGRVIGAHQRISVLQALRAMTIDAAWQVFQEDNRGSIEVGKFADLVVLSQNPLTAEDLLEVKVEQTIVGGKTIYKLD; this is encoded by the coding sequence GTGATCAAAAAGTTGGGTTATCGTTTACTACAAGCAGTGATTGCTTTAATTGTTTTAGCTGGCATTATATTTTTTTCTTTACGATTTTTAGCCGAATCTACACCCTCGCATCAGATTTATTTCAATGGCAATATTCTGACATTGGATCAAAACAATACCTCTGCGCAAGCGGTTTCAGTACGCGATGGAAAAATTGAGCAGGTAGGTAATGACCAGAAAATTTTACAACTGAAAACCAGTGCCAGCCAGCTAATCGACCTACAACAAAAAACCATGTTACCGGGCTTTATCGATGCCCATAGCCACTTCCCTGCCTCTGGTTTGGTTTCTTTTTCAGCAGATTTATCGCCACCACCAATTGGCCCCATCCGTTCTATCTCTCAATTGTTGCAGCAAGTCGAAAAACAGGCCCAAAAAACTGAAAAAGGCCGTTGGGTACTGGGCTTTGGTTATGACGATTCATCGTTACTAGAACAACGTCACCCTACTTTGCAAGAACTAGATCAAATCTCAATCAGCCAACCCATTTACCTATGGCACAGCTCAGGTCATATGGGCGTTGCCAATTCTGCTGCGCTAGAATTGCTAAATATTGATTCATCTTCACCCAACCCAATGGGCGGAATTATTGGTCGGGATTTAAAAACGGGTCAATTAAATGGGCTGTTACAAGAAAAAGCCGCGCTAACCTTAAAAGATTTACTAGCAGATTATTCTTTGCTCGATTACTACAAAATATTTGATCTAGCTAAACAAGAATATGCCGCGAGCGGCATTACCACCGCGCAAAGCGGCGGTATTAATGGCCAATTAATCAAGACCTTTTACTGGGCTAGTCAGATTGGCGCACTACCTTTTCGGCTAGTGGCTTTTCCAAAACACGATGCACTGAGCAAACAACTTATTAATGGCAGCTTTAAACCCGCAAGCTATCAAACCAATCGATTCCTGGTTGGCCCGGTCAAACTACTAGCTGACGGCAGCCCACAAGGAAGAACAGCTTACTTGTCGCAACCCTTCTATCAAAACCCACCGGAAACGCCCGGTTTTCGGGGCTTTCCTGCAATAGATCAACCGATACTGGAAAAACTAATTGTCGGTTATCACAAGGCTGGCTTTCAAATGGCGGTTCATGGCAACGGCGATGCGGCGATTGATAATATTATTCAGGCTTTTGGAAAAGCCCAGCAACTTTACCCAGCAGATGATCCACGACTTATTCTAATTCACGCCCAAATGACCCGCGATGACCAACTGCCAAAAATGAAACAGTTAGGTATTACGCCTAGTTTTTTCCCAGGCCACACTTTTTTTTGGGGCGATCAACATTACACCCGCCACATGGGGCCAATCCGCGCACCGAATATGAGCCCAACCGGTTCGGCAGTAAAGAATCAAATGCGCTTTAGTATTCATAGCGATGCACCGGTTACGCCGATAGACCCAATTCGTTTGCTATGGGCCAGCGTTAACCGCACTTCTATGTCTGGCAGAGTGATCGGCGCCCATCAGCGCATCTCCGTGCTACAAGCGCTACGCGCTATGACGATTGATGCCGCCTGGCAAGTTTTTCAAGAAGATAATCGTGGCTCAATCGAAGTGGGGAAATTTGCTGACTTAGTGGTACTTTCGCAAAATCCACTGACCGCGGAAGATTTATTGGAGGTGAAGGTAGAACAGACTATTGTCGGCGGGAAAACGATTTATAAATTGGATTAA
- a CDS encoding ISAzo13-like element transposase-related protein encodes MKLWEDTANQLKGRQVFAQDHLGWSRSTIQKGAIELATGQDFQDQFHLRGRKKAEERPPQLLDHIQEIVEPTSQTDPTFRSTRSYTPITAGMVRQKLISQFKYKDKTLPCERTILNKLNQLGYHPMKVHKCNPLKTPETDVTFDQVHRINCVADLTKGILELSMDAKATLGIGDFSRRIKCRQKIMHTTMILHQNKS; translated from the coding sequence ATGAAGTTATGGGAAGATACTGCCAATCAACTTAAAGGCAGGCAAGTTTTTGCACAAGATCACCTCGGCTGGAGTCGTTCCACTATTCAGAAAGGCGCAATTGAGCTAGCCACCGGCCAGGATTTTCAAGATCAATTCCACCTGCGCGGTAGAAAAAAGGCTGAAGAGCGACCGCCACAGCTGCTTGACCATATTCAAGAGATTGTTGAACCCACTTCACAGACTGATCCCACGTTCCGTAGCACCCGAAGCTATACCCCCATCACTGCGGGCATGGTTCGCCAGAAACTAATTTCTCAATTTAAATACAAAGACAAAACCCTCCCTTGCGAAAGAACTATTTTAAACAAACTCAATCAATTGGGCTATCACCCAATGAAAGTGCATAAATGCAACCCTTTAAAAACACCTGAAACAGATGTCACATTTGATCAGGTTCACCGAATCAATTGTGTGGCCGATTTAACAAAAGGTATCCTCGAGCTGTCAATGGATGCCAAGGCGACACTGGGTATTGGTGATTTCTCTCGACGAATTAAATGCCGTCAGAAAATAATGCATACGACCATGATTTTGCACCAAAACAAAAGCTGA
- the mnmH gene encoding tRNA 2-selenouridine(34) synthase MnmH translates to MNVWLASDYQSLFVNDVPLMDVRAPIEFEKGSFPNATNCMLLDDLQREKIGTEFKQQGQDAAVDLGEQLATSEIRQQRLDSWLAFHQQNPDSLLYCFRGGMRSQITQKWLAEAGVDKMYVEGGYKGMRQYLIEQTAQIVEEKKLYIIGGLTGIGKTELIWQLDNTIDLEGRANHRGSSFGRRVGGQPKIIDFENALAIDMIKKCHQGCSSLVLEDESRLVGGCVIPPVLFDKMCESSVIILQEPVELRLERIYREYVVEFHQECHKAYGEEAEQMFSEGLIQGLARIKKRLGGERFETMNVLLEQALALFDQGVENARSCFYQFIELLLEGYYDPMYHYQLEKKRQRIVFEGDRQQIAEYLADK, encoded by the coding sequence ATGAATGTTTGGCTCGCTTCTGATTACCAATCACTATTTGTGAATGACGTCCCTTTAATGGACGTTCGCGCGCCAATTGAATTTGAAAAGGGATCTTTCCCCAATGCAACCAATTGCATGCTGCTGGATGATCTCCAGCGAGAGAAGATCGGTACCGAGTTTAAACAGCAAGGCCAAGATGCTGCAGTTGATTTGGGTGAGCAATTGGCTACTTCAGAGATTCGCCAGCAGCGACTAGACAGCTGGTTAGCATTTCACCAGCAAAACCCAGATAGCCTTTTATATTGCTTTCGCGGCGGTATGCGCTCGCAAATTACTCAAAAATGGTTAGCTGAAGCTGGCGTCGACAAAATGTATGTTGAAGGCGGTTATAAAGGCATGCGCCAATATTTAATCGAGCAAACGGCACAAATTGTTGAAGAAAAAAAGCTTTATATTATTGGTGGATTAACCGGCATTGGAAAAACTGAATTAATCTGGCAATTAGATAACACTATTGATTTAGAAGGTCGTGCCAATCACCGAGGTTCTAGTTTTGGTCGTCGGGTGGGTGGTCAGCCAAAAATTATTGATTTTGAAAATGCATTAGCAATCGACATGATTAAAAAATGTCACCAAGGTTGTTCGTCTTTGGTATTAGAAGATGAAAGTCGCTTGGTAGGTGGTTGTGTTATTCCACCCGTGCTGTTTGATAAAATGTGTGAATCTTCAGTGATCATTTTACAAGAGCCGGTAGAGCTGCGTTTAGAACGGATTTATCGTGAATACGTGGTGGAATTTCATCAAGAATGTCACAAGGCATATGGCGAAGAAGCCGAGCAAATGTTCAGTGAAGGTTTGATTCAAGGTTTGGCGCGTATTAAAAAGCGTTTGGGCGGTGAGCGTTTTGAAACAATGAATGTTCTGCTAGAACAGGCATTAGCATTATTTGACCAAGGCGTTGAAAATGCTCGCAGCTGTTTTTATCAGTTTATCGAACTGCTTTTGGAAGGGTATTATGACCCGATGTACCATTATCAGTTAGAAAAGAAACGTCAGCGTATTGTTTTTGAAGGTGATCGACAGCAAATTGCTGAATATCTAGCAGATAAATAA
- a CDS encoding TrkH family potassium uptake protein yields MYATHLIKQARTAAIRRLTVASLNRFSLQLTYNNQTVTSSVKILRLSLAVLPNLATEIKEHIQNLARYIQKPLSYFLILHLVRHLLMLIQLLSLVRRFRPVIFILGVLLLALAVTMIIPAILFIAEGKSGWIEFFASAGFTSVIACLCLLARWKERITLTARQMFLLTSLTWIVFSALAALPLMALEHISYTDAFFETMSGVTTTGSTVLSDLENQPDGVLLWRSMLQWMGGIGFIVMAVAILPFLRIGGMRLFQTESSEWTDKSLPKASQVAGGITRVYILLSVACFVAYWLAGMSVFDAVNHSMTTVSTGGYSTWDSSMGHFMNNPTIQWIGTVFMFLGSLPFVLYVAFLGKPKKLLRDPQVRGFTGFLLWVIGGLTLWLWTHSQYDLNDSLRLVAFNVVSVVSTTGYALGDYTQWGGMAPLTFLLLSCIGGCSGSTAGGIKFFRFQVSGIIFGGQFRRMLHGNIALSERYNGHKIDEDIFRSLITFCFFFMLSIAAIAILMAILGQDLLTSLSAAITVIGNVGPGIGEVIGPSGNFASLPDSAKWILSMGMLLGRLEILTVMVMFTKVFWRW; encoded by the coding sequence GTGTACGCGACTCACCTGATCAAGCAAGCCAGAACGGCTGCTATCAGACGATTAACGGTCGCCAGCCTTAATCGCTTTAGCCTACAGCTGACCTATAACAATCAGACAGTGACAAGCAGTGTTAAAATATTACGACTTTCTCTGGCAGTGTTGCCCAACTTGGCAACCGAGATTAAAGAGCACATTCAGAACCTGGCTAGATATATACAAAAGCCCCTTTCTTACTTTTTAATCCTTCATTTAGTACGACATTTGTTAATGCTTATTCAATTATTAAGTCTGGTGCGTCGTTTTCGCCCGGTGATTTTTATTCTTGGCGTGCTGTTATTGGCGCTCGCCGTGACCATGATTATTCCCGCTATTTTATTTATTGCCGAAGGCAAATCTGGCTGGATAGAATTTTTTGCCAGCGCTGGATTTACTTCGGTAATTGCCTGCCTATGCTTGCTCGCCCGCTGGAAAGAACGAATAACCCTCACCGCGCGGCAAATGTTTTTGCTTACCAGCCTAACCTGGATTGTATTCAGCGCCCTAGCTGCGCTGCCATTAATGGCGCTGGAGCACATCAGTTATACCGATGCTTTCTTCGAGACCATGTCAGGCGTGACCACCACCGGTTCAACGGTGTTAAGTGATCTGGAAAACCAGCCAGATGGCGTTTTGCTATGGCGTTCGATGCTGCAATGGATGGGCGGAATTGGTTTTATTGTAATGGCAGTGGCTATTCTCCCTTTTTTGCGAATTGGTGGTATGCGACTGTTTCAAACGGAATCTTCCGAATGGACCGATAAATCTCTACCCAAAGCATCGCAAGTTGCCGGCGGCATTACCCGGGTTTATATATTGCTATCTGTTGCCTGCTTTGTTGCATACTGGCTGGCTGGCATGTCGGTATTCGATGCGGTCAATCATTCGATGACCACGGTTTCCACCGGCGGCTATTCCACTTGGGATAGTTCAATGGGCCATTTCATGAATAACCCGACCATTCAATGGATCGGTACTGTATTTATGTTTCTCGGCAGCTTACCTTTTGTACTTTACGTCGCTTTTCTTGGCAAGCCGAAAAAATTACTTCGAGATCCTCAAGTTCGTGGCTTTACTGGTTTTTTATTATGGGTGATTGGCGGTTTAACCCTCTGGTTGTGGACCCACAGCCAATACGATCTTAATGATTCATTACGCTTGGTTGCCTTTAATGTTGTTTCAGTAGTTAGCACCACTGGCTACGCACTTGGCGATTACACTCAATGGGGCGGCATGGCACCGCTGACATTCTTGCTACTGTCTTGCATTGGCGGTTGCTCTGGTTCCACCGCTGGCGGCATTAAATTTTTCCGCTTCCAAGTCTCAGGTATTATTTTCGGTGGCCAATTCCGACGCATGCTACATGGCAATATTGCATTGAGTGAGCGCTATAATGGTCACAAAATCGATGAAGATATCTTCCGATCGCTAATCACTTTTTGCTTTTTCTTTATGCTGTCGATTGCCGCTATTGCGATATTAATGGCGATTCTCGGCCAAGACCTACTAACCAGCCTAAGCGCCGCGATCACGGTGATTGGCAATGTTGGCCCGGGCATTGGTGAAGTCATTGGCCCGTCAGGCAATTTCGCCAGTTTGCCAGACAGCGCAAAATGGATTCTTTCGATGGGCATGCTATTAGGTCGCTTGGAAATTCTAACGGTAATGGTTATGTTCACTAAAGTGTTTTGGCGCTGGTAG
- a CDS encoding YeeE/YedE thiosulfate transporter family protein, whose amino-acid sequence MLYLFILISAMALGYLAQWVGLCLVRGVNEAMSGKAEFLAATLLCGVWQWVAIVLSGYSGANIPFYNFSATIIFVLGGFLFGLGAAFNQGCGISTMSRLCRGELVMSLTVFGWVIGWCLVESMHWVPDRPSMQPLSEFQLPAMAILSVGLSLWAIFSKKERKKTWLSILAIGFLAGLLFISLPGWSPSSMLHDVSGSVLGHSDNWPSFSRFGALAALLAGMMIAATRTRAFKIKIPKLRSLIRHLLSGILMGIGGALALGGNDAQLLLALPTLSTAAISTVAAMLFGIVCGSTALKAFRGKFQTAAS is encoded by the coding sequence ATGCTCTATTTATTTATTTTAATTTCGGCAATGGCATTAGGTTATCTAGCACAATGGGTTGGCTTATGCTTGGTTCGTGGCGTTAACGAGGCCATGTCAGGCAAAGCCGAATTTTTAGCAGCAACCTTACTTTGTGGCGTCTGGCAATGGGTTGCCATCGTACTTTCCGGTTACTCTGGTGCCAACATTCCTTTCTATAATTTTTCTGCCACGATTATTTTTGTTCTTGGCGGCTTTCTGTTTGGCTTAGGCGCAGCGTTTAACCAAGGCTGCGGCATTTCTACTATGAGCCGGTTATGTCGCGGCGAACTGGTCATGTCGTTAACTGTTTTTGGCTGGGTTATCGGCTGGTGCCTGGTTGAATCAATGCACTGGGTGCCTGATCGACCTTCAATGCAGCCCTTATCTGAATTCCAACTACCCGCAATGGCAATACTTTCTGTTGGCTTAAGCTTATGGGCCATCTTCAGCAAAAAAGAGCGCAAAAAAACCTGGTTAAGTATTTTAGCCATTGGTTTCCTAGCGGGATTATTGTTTATCTCACTGCCCGGCTGGTCACCCAGCAGCATGCTTCATGACGTTAGCGGCTCGGTACTCGGCCACTCTGACAACTGGCCTAGCTTTAGCCGATTTGGCGCATTAGCCGCATTACTGGCTGGCATGATGATCGCCGCAACTCGCACGCGTGCTTTTAAAATTAAAATACCTAAGTTACGATCATTAATTCGTCATTTATTATCAGGCATCTTAATGGGCATTGGCGGGGCGCTGGCGTTAGGCGGTAACGACGCACAATTATTACTGGCACTACCGACACTTTCTACTGCTGCAATCTCGACCGTAGCTGCCATGTTATTTGGTATTGTCTGTGGCTCCACAGCATTAAAAGCCTTCCGCGGGAAATTTCAAACTGCCGCAAGCTGA
- a CDS encoding VF530 family DNA-binding protein, whose product MSNEQPNNPSHGLTLEMIITNLVAHYGWDELAQKIDINCFRSDPSIKSSLKFLRKTQWARSKVERLHTSTFEK is encoded by the coding sequence ATGAGTAACGAACAACCGAACAATCCATCACATGGTCTGACACTTGAGATGATCATAACCAATCTAGTCGCTCATTATGGTTGGGATGAACTTGCTCAGAAAATCGACATCAACTGCTTTAGAAGTGATCCATCAATTAAGTCATCACTAAAATTTTTACGAAAAACCCAATGGGCGAGAAGCAAAGTTGAGCGTTTACACACCTCAACATTTGAAAAATAA
- a CDS encoding transposase gives MPTPRAILFDPKANPYIHACSRCVRRGWLCGEDPSIIPQLRKNYDHRRQWIVDRLALLVQAFAIDLAAYAVMSNHYHLVLYVDVAKAEAWTDDEILTQYCKVFKGEGLVQRFLDPKLKPKMTQAEIKMAYSFAEIYRQRLMSISWFMRAINEPLARKANAEDQCTGRFWEGRFKAQALLDQQALLTCMAYVDLNPLRAGIAKTPESSDYTSIQARVNIKQAKPAKNKKEKLSINPVYPKLKPLLEEKMKKAQREKCLPFNYSDYLELVDASARMARYDKKYHMDQTLPPIFNRLKLRVDATQWASTMSGRGPSLMKQFTSAIGKYADILAFKRRAREQAKTWGFT, from the coding sequence ATGCCGACACCGCGTGCCATTCTGTTTGATCCAAAAGCCAATCCGTATATTCATGCCTGTTCAAGATGCGTTAGGCGAGGGTGGCTATGTGGCGAAGATCCATCGATTATTCCTCAACTTCGAAAGAACTACGACCATCGCCGACAATGGATTGTAGACCGGCTCGCCTTGCTAGTTCAAGCCTTTGCGATTGATCTAGCGGCTTATGCGGTCATGTCGAACCATTATCACTTGGTGCTCTATGTCGATGTTGCCAAAGCAGAGGCGTGGACTGATGATGAAATATTAACCCAATACTGCAAGGTGTTTAAGGGTGAAGGTTTGGTGCAACGTTTTCTTGATCCCAAGTTAAAACCAAAAATGACCCAAGCCGAAATTAAAATGGCTTACAGCTTTGCAGAAATTTACCGGCAGAGGTTGATGAGTATTAGCTGGTTTATGCGAGCAATTAATGAGCCATTGGCTCGCAAAGCTAATGCAGAAGACCAGTGTACCGGTCGATTCTGGGAAGGACGTTTCAAAGCACAAGCTTTGTTAGATCAGCAAGCGCTACTTACTTGCATGGCATATGTTGACCTTAATCCGCTGCGAGCGGGTATTGCTAAAACGCCAGAATCGTCTGATTATACTTCGATACAAGCCAGAGTTAATATTAAACAAGCAAAGCCAGCTAAAAATAAAAAAGAGAAACTTTCGATAAATCCGGTGTATCCAAAGTTAAAACCTTTGCTCGAAGAAAAAATGAAAAAAGCCCAGCGAGAGAAATGCTTGCCATTTAACTATTCAGATTACCTGGAATTGGTTGACGCGAGTGCACGCATGGCTCGGTATGATAAGAAATATCATATGGATCAAACCTTGCCACCAATATTCAACCGATTAAAGCTGCGAGTTGATGCAACGCAGTGGGCCAGCACGATGAGTGGACGAGGACCGTCGTTAATGAAACAGTTCACATCGGCGATTGGTAAGTATGCCGATATATTGGCATTCAAACGACGTGCTAGAGAGCAAGCTAAAACATGGGGCTTTACTTAG